From Pseudodesulfovibrio nedwellii:
CAGGAAGATGAACAACTTTACAAATGGAACCCATCCTTCGGCGTCAGCGTACGCCGTAGAAACCGGAAACAAGTAAAGGACATCTACGTCGAAAGCGAGGAATATCAAGGCATATACATAATAAGATACACCCCACCTCGCCCACGAACTACCGTAAGGGACCATGCCACATTCATATGGCATACCAACGTCCCCGCCCCGCGCTTTGGGAGCGAACAGCACTGCGAGAATCAAAGGCCCGACGGCAAAGAGTAGTCCGCCAAGCAAAAACAGTATGATTGCAAAATGCAGCCAGTCGAAAACCATACCCCATCCTTTGGCTTTAAATTTGCGAAAACCCTAAAACAAAACATTTTTCAAGGGTTACCGAGTTCCATGCCCCGAAAAAAGGCCTAAGTCAAGCACATTGCTCTTTTTTTCGCGAAAGACTTGTACTCTAAGTATATAATTTCCTTGAATCTGATTCTGATACAAAAAAAAGGGGAATGCAGACCAACTTACAATTATTCAACGCCCAAAAAAGCCACAAAAAAGGCGCCTTGCCTATGCAAGACGCCTTACCAAATCAAAAAAAACCAAAAAAGATCTACTTTAACTTTATTGAATCGATGAATGTTCCGAACTTTTCACGACCCTTCTTTTTCGCACCATACATGGCGGCGTCCGCTCGACTGATAAGTGAAACACTATCCTTACCGTCAGTGGGATAAAAACTGATCCCGATAGTCGCCCCCACATGAATCTCTTGCCCTTGAAGAATAAACGGCTTGTCCATCTCTTCCAGCAAGCTACGAGTCACAGCAATTGCACTTTCTTCGTCAACAATGCCTGCGAGCAATACGCCAAACTCATCGCCACCCAAGCGCGCCAAGGTGTCTGATTTTCGAATTCTCAAATCAAGTCGTTGTGCAACCATTCGCAACAAATCGTCACCCATTTGATGCCCGAAAGTGTCATTTACCTTCTTAAACTCATTGAGATCAATAAATAATACCGCCACAATCTGATCATACCGCTTGGCAATAGCCAAAGCATGTTCCAGTCTGTCAAAAAATTTATGCCGATTGGCTATACCGGTCAGACTGTCCACTGTCGCCAGATGCTTCAATTCAAGTTCAGTCGTTTTCTTGTCAGTGATATCCTCAAGGACACCTTCGATAAAATCATCCCAATCATC
This genomic window contains:
- a CDS encoding NADH-quinone oxidoreductase subunit A; translated protein: MVFDWLHFAIILFLLGGLLFAVGPLILAVLFAPKARGGDVGMPYECGMVPYGSSWARWGVSYYVYALIFLAFDVDVLYLFPVSTAYADAEGWVPFVKLFIFLFFLILSVIYFWAKGVFTWPRRIQ